A region of the Chryseobacterium gotjawalense genome:
CCAATAATTTCTGAGATTGATTTCAGGGTTTGTGGTTTTGTAAAAGTCATCGGTCGGTTTTATTAAAATTATTTCACTCTTTCCAAGTAAGATCCATCTTCGGTATTTACTTTAATTTTATCACCAGCTTCGATGAACAATGGCACCATTACTCTGGCTCCTGTTTCTACGATGGCATTTTTCAATGCGTTGGTTGCAGTATTTCCTTTCACTCCTGGATCGGCTTCAATTACTTCCAGATAAACTGTTGGCGGGATTTCAGCTGACAAAGGCGATTCGTCGCTGTCTTTTAAAATGATGGTTACTTCTTCGCCTGCTTTCATAAACTGGGCGTTTTCAATCATTTCTTTATCGAGATAGATTTGCGAAAAATCTTCGTTATTCATAAAGTGATATCCGTTATCATCTTCATACAGATATTGGAATTTTCTGGTAATTACCTTAACCTCATCAATTTTGTGACCTGCTGAAAAAGTATTGTCTAAGACTTTACCGTTGGTAACCGACTTCATCTTTGTTCGTACGAAGGCTGGACCTTTACCAGGTTTCACGTGTAAAAAATCAATAATTTTGAAGATATCGTTACTGAATTCGATACACATTCCTTTTTTAATATCGTTGCTTGTTGCCATATATTATGTTATTATAATCACAGGATTTCATCCTGTCTTTCCTTTCGGGATTTGTTGTTTTTTTTGGTAATAGTAACGGGATTATTTCCTGTTCTTTATTAAATGATCCCTTTCGGGAATTTCTGAAAACCGATATTATTCTTTACCGGTGCCATAGCCTTTTACGATTCCGCGAGGTGAGTTTCTGATAAATTCAAGAATTTCATCGCGCTCTGCAGTAGGCAGCATTTCCTTTTCTATATAACTTGAAGCTTGAGAAACATTCATTTTCATTTGATAAACAGCGCGGTAAATTTTTTGAATTTCAAAAATTTTATCACTGGTGAAACCTCTTCTTCTAAGACCTACGGAATTAATTCCAGCGTAATTCATTGGTTCCCGCGCCACTTTAACATAAGGTGGAATATCTTTTCTTACTAAAGTTCCTCCTGAAATCATGACATGTTTGCCAATTTTACCAAATTGATGTACGGCCGAAAGACCTCCCATAACGGTATAATCGCCTACCTCCACATGACCTGCAAGCGCAGAACCGTTTACAATGATTACATGATCACCCAAGACGCAATCGTGTGCGATATGAACAGTAGCCATGATCAAACAATCTTCACCAATTTTGGTATAACCCAGGGCTTTTGTTCCTCTGTTGATGGTAACACATTCTCTAACGGTTGTTCTATCGCCGATAATCACCTGCGTTTCTTCACCATCGAATTTCAAATCTTGTGGAATTGCGGAAATTACAGTGCCCGGAAAAATCCTACAATTTTTGCCGATTCTGGCTCCATCCATGATGGTTACATTTGATCCAATCCAAGTTCCTTCGCCAATTTCCACATCACCTGCAATCGTTGTAAACGGTTCTACGGTAACGTTTTGGCCTATTTTTGCACGCTGGTCTACGGCAGCTAATTGATGTACCATTTAATCTGGTTTGTTTTTTGCCACCTGCGCCATGAGTTCTGCTTCTACCACAACGCTGTCGCCGACGTATCCGTAGCCTTGCATGTGCACAATTCCTCTTCTAATAGGTGAAATCAGTTCTATTTTAAATACCATAGTGTCTCCCGGCACTACTTTTTTCTTGAACTTTACTTTATCCATTTTAATAAAATAAGTCGAGTAATTTTCGGGATCGGGTACGCTTGCCAGAACCAAAATACCTCCGGTCTGAGCTAAAGCTTCTACTTGTAAAACTCCCGGCATGACAGGTTCTTTCGGAAAATGTCCAACGAAAAACGGTTCGTTCATCGTTACATTTTTTAAACCTACCACATGAGAATCAGAAAGTTCTAAAATTTTATCAATCAATAAAAATGGTGGTCTGTGCGGCATCAATTTCATAATTCCATTGATGTCGTAAACCGGTTCTTTATAAATATCGATATCGGGAACATTTTTCTTTTTCTGGAGTTTCCACTGTCTGTTTAATTTCTTCGCAAACTGTGTATTGACGAAATGTCCCGGTTTGTTTGCAATAACTTTTCCTTTGATTTTAACACCAACCAAAGCCAAATCGCCTATCACATCCAGTAATTTATGACGTGCCGCTTCGTTAGGATAATTTAAAGTGAGATTGTCTAAAATCCCATTTGGCCGAATTGAAACTTCATCTTTTCCGAACGCTTTTTTCAGTCTCTCTGCTGTTTCAGGGGTAAGTTCTTTATCAACATACACGATAGCGTTTGAAATATCGCCACCTTTAATTAAGCCGGCATCCAGAAGCATTTCCAGTTCGTGTAAAAAGCTGAAAGTTCTTGCTGATGATATTTCGGTTTTGAATTCTGAAATATCCTTTAAAGTGGCATTTTGCGTTCCCAATACTTTGGTTCCAAAATCGACCATGGTTGTTACTTCATACGTATCGGATGGAATAATTGTAATTTCTGAACCGGTTGCAGGATCACTGTAACTCAGTACCTCTTTTACAATCAGATATTCTCTTACTGCAGATTGTTCGCTGATTCCTGCTTTCTCTATTGCTTCTACGAAGAATTTAGAAGAACCATCTAAAATTGGTGGTTCTGCACTATCCATTTCCAAGATGACATTATCGATATCGCACCCTACCAGAGCAGCAAGCAAATGCTCGCAAGTATGTATTCTTACGCCCAATTTTTCCAGAGTTGTTCCTCTTTCAGTGGTGGTCACATAGTTGACATCTGCTTCGATATGGGGATTTCCTTCAAGATCAGTTCTTACGAAAACGAAACCTGTATTTTCTTTGGCAGGTTTCATGGTAAGGGTTACTTCGCGGCCAGTATGAAGGCCGATTCCGGAGAGAGAGATCTCTTCGTTTAAGGTTTTTTGTTTATCACTCATTAGTTTTATCTTTTGAGTTGAGCTCAAGATTATTTATTCGTTTAACAATATCGGTGAAATTTCTGAAATGCACATAGTTTCTTCGGTATTCGCCTGCGTTGATGGCAGGTGAGCCGTACAGAATTTCGCCGTCTTTGGTGTTAGAATTCACACCACTTTGTGCCTGTATTTTTACTTGATTGCCGATCTGGATATGTCCTACAATACCGACTTGACCGCCGATTTGATTCCAATCTCCAATTACCGTAGAACCGGCAATTCCTGCTTGTGCGGCAATTACATTATTCTGACCAATCTTTACATTATGAGCGATTTGGATTAAGTTATCGATTTTGGTTCCTTTCCCAATAACCGTCGATCCGATAGTTCCTCTGTCAATACTACAGTTAGAACCAATTTCTACATGATCTTCTAAAATAACGTTTCCTAATTGCGGAATTTTCTGATAGCCATCTTTGGTCGGCTGAAAACCAAAACCGTCTGAACCGATTACCGTATTGGAATGAATGATGCAGTTATCGCCAATCACACAATGATCGTAGACTCTTACGCCACTGTATAAGACACAGTTTTTACCTATTTTCACATTTTTACCAATATATACTTGCGGGTAAATTTGTGAACCATCGCCTATTTTCACCTTTTCAGATACACAGGTAAAAGCGCCTACATATACATTTTCGCCTACCGAGGCGGACTCGTGAAACACTGCTCCGTCTTCAATTCCAGATTTACGTCCCTGCATTTCCTGATACAGATTCATTAAAACCTGAAACGCCAGATAAGCATCTTCGACAGCAATAATAGTGGGTTGATAAGATTTTTCGGTTAATAGTTTCTCAGAAACGATTAGAACTGAGCATTTCGATCGATCAATATGCTCTGCAAATCTTTCTTGCGCGACGAAAGAAAGATGGCCTTCTTCTCCACTTTCTATAGGCGATACTCCCGTGATTAGCGCGTGCTCATCCCCTATGATTCGTCCGTTAATAAAATTTGCAATCTGCGATGCGGTAAATTCCATATCCTGCAAAGATAACAAATTCCCAAATATTGCAAATCATTTTAAGTGACAAAAAACGGCTTTAAATTTCTCGGGGAAATGATAAAATATACTTGGTATTCAGTTGATTGATAAAGGAAGAAAGAATTTGATTCTCAGAATGGTCAAGCTTGGTTTTTTCACCATCCTTTTGCAGTAAATAAATCGGTTGATGCTCTGCATTATAGGGCAGGAGATTTCTGGAGATCTGATCCACCAGTTCGGAACCGATATCCTGTCCAAACTTAAGGTTTGTTCTGGCGATTTTATCCTCAATAAATTCTTTTTCGAAAGGTTTGGAAGACATCAGTGTTTTCGGAAATTTTCTTTGAATAACGCAATTACACAGATAAGACAAAACGACATCATCACTTTTTGTCCAGAATTTTATAGCTTGAATTACATCATTATCATCAAGGTCTGTAAAACGCTGAATGTCTTCTCCGGTTGCTTTTTCAAACTGATTTTTGTGGAGGAAATAAGCCAGGTTTTCTGAGGCGGGAAGTTCTTTGCCCTGAGAAACCAGAAATTTTGCCCGCGCCAAAATTTTTACCAACAGATATTCTGCCAATGCAGACGTTTTATGATAATACACCTGCCAATACATAAACATCCGTGCTGTCAAAAAATTTTCGATGGAATAGATCCCTTTTGCATCAATGACCAGTTCGTCTTCAGAAACATTCATCATCGAAATAATTCTTTGGGTGTTTACATTTCCCTCTACGACTCCGGTGTAGAAGCTGTCGCGTTTTAAATAATCAAGACGGTCGACATCCAACTGGGAGGAAATCAATTGATTAAAGAATTTTCTCTCGTATTTCCCCTGAAACATTTCTATCGCCATTGAAAGTTCGCCACTGAACTCCTCATTCATCTTATTCATCAGCAAAAGCGACAATTTCTCGTGATGCCAGTCATCCATCAGCATATTTTCTAAAGCGTGCGAAAACGGACCGTGCCCAATATCATGGAGCAGAATTGCTAACATTGCTGCTTTTTCTTCTTCTTTAGATATGGTAACGCCTTTCAATTTTAAAGTTTCCAACGCGGTAAACATCAAATGCATGGCTCCTAAAGCGTGATGAAATCTGGTATGTGTTGCACCGGGGAAAATTAAATTTAATAAACCTGTCTGCGAAATCCGCCGTAATCTTTGAAAATAAGGATGCTCGATTACATCAAAAAGAATTTCGTGGGGAATATTGATAAATCCGTGTACCGGATCATTGATGATTTTAAATTTGTTGGTCATAATAGAAACTTCGATATGCAAATTTACAATTTAGTTTTAAGTGCTGAGGTTAGGGATATGAATTATTCGCATCATGTATTTATCAATTATGATTAAATTTAACGCAACTTTAACTTGATTTTACAGAAAAGTTGGCAGTTTTTGGTCGTATTTTTGATGGCGCTTAGATAATAGAATTGCGAGTATTAATCCAGCATTTATACTCCATTCTACAACAATAAACAAATTAAGAAATAGATGTCAAAAATTATTTGGATAGATGATGAAGTAGATTTACTAAAACCTCATATTGTATTTTTAGAAAACAAAGGCTACAAAGTTTCACCGGTGAATAACGTGAATGAAGCCTTAGAAATGATTGAAAAAGAAAATTTTCAATTGGCTTTGCTGGACGAAAATATGCCTGGGATTTCTGGGCTGGAGGCAATTCCGATGATTAAAAATATCGACTCCGCCATTAAAATCGTAATGGTTACCAAAAACGAAGAAGAACTGATTATGGAACAGGCAATTGGTTCACAGATTGCAGATTATATTTTGAAACCGGTAAATCCGAACCAGATTTTACTTTCATTAAAAAAGAATTTGCAGGAGGAAACCTTAATCGAGCAAAAAACCATACTCGAATATCAGCAGGAATTCCGAAATCTTTCGATGGAGCTGTCTTATTTGAAAACCTATCAGGAATGGGCAGAATATTATAAGAAAATCCTGAACTGGGAAATTAAATTTGATAAAGTTTTCGACAGTGAGTTTTCAGATTTGCTGCAATCTCAAAAAGAGGAAGCCAATATTCAGTTCGGAAAATTCATTGAAAAAAATTACGAAGATTGGTTGAATTCATCAGACAAACCGATGATGAGTCATACTTTGTTTAAAGATAAAATAAAGCCGGAAGTAGAAAAAGACAAAGTTCTTTTATTAATGATTGATAATCTGCGCTACGACCAGTGGAAAGTCATCGAGCCGTTATTTACCAAATTTTACCAGAAAACGTCTGAAGATTATTATTACAGTATTCTGCCCACGGCAACCCAGTACGCGAGAAATGCCTTCTTCGCCGGATTAATGCCATCGGAAATCGAAAAGAGATTTCCGCAATATTGGATTAATGATAACGAAGACGGTAATAAAAATGAGCACGAACGTGATTTTTTAGAAGATCAAATGAAACGCCTCGGCTTATCCGGAAAGTCGATGAAGTATTTGAAAATACTCAATGCAGATTTCGAACGCAAAATTTTAGAAGATTTCAACCAGCATAAAAACAACGATTTGTTGGTCATTGTCTATAATTTCATCGATATATTATCTCATGCCAAAACAGACAATGTCATTGTCAATCAACTGATCAGAGATGACAAAACCTTCCGGTCATTGACGTATAACTGGTTTGAAAACTCATCATTATTAAAGATTATTAAACAGGCCGCAGAAAATGGTTTCAAACTAGTCATCACGACTGACCACGGAACTATTTATGTAAAGAAACCCAGTAAAGTGGTTGGCGACAGAGAAACTTCAACAAATATCCGGTATAAAACGGGTAGAAGTTTAACCTACGAAAACAATGATGTATGGGCAATTTCCAATCCAGAGAAATTATTTTTACCGAAAGGAAATTTAAGTTCCAAATACATCTTTGCAAAGAATAATACGTTTTTGGCTTATCCGAAAAATTATAATCATTTTGTAAACTATTACAAAGAAACCTACCAACACGGCGGGATTTCTTTGGAGGAATGCATTATTCCGATCAGTATATTAGAACCCAAATAGTTTTTTTCATAGTTTATTTGATTTTGGGCTCTAGGGCGGAGAGAATTTTAGATTCTTTCCGCTTTTTTATTGACCGCAATTTTCGCGCGCATAATCTTTATAAACATGATCTAAAGATTTCCGTTATTTTTTAAATAAATTCATCTGAGACAAATCATGATAGGCAAAATCTCTGATTCCTTTTTCAATTAATCGATTTTCAGTTTTCTGCAAGCTGGTATAATCCGAAAAATCATCAATCTCAAATACCCAGCGGTAATTATTTTTTAAAATTTTTCTGATGGCTTCTGTTTTGTCCATCTTTTTTTCTAAACTCAAGTGGTCATAGGCCATAATATAGGTTGTTATATTATTTCTGCGCAAGTTTTTTGCCACCTCAATTGGTAAATGCATCGGAACACTTGTACTCAGATCCATGCCGTTATCGCTACACCATTTTTTTGCCTGGGTGTATAATTTGATTTGCCTTTTCGAATAAACCTTTATATTGTCGTGGTAATCATCAAAAGTATGTGGCTCAATATCCAGATGGATTCCTGCAAATCCCAGATCTCTACCTTCAATCATTACTTTTTTCAGGGCGGTAAATCCATCAGCTTCTTCCAGATAAGAATTTTCTCCGATTAAAAAATCGACTTTAATTCCATTTTGTGAAGCAAGAATTTTAAAAGAACGCAGTTTTGCCAAATCCATCGTTGGATTCACAGAAAGAAAAAGAGTTTTGATATTCCATTCCTTTAGTAAAGCCATTAAATAAGCATTGCTTTTCTGATTAAAAAAAGAAGTCCATAAATAACTGTCGCCTCCCTGCCTTTTTTCTAGCTGGGTGTACAACAAATCTTCACCGCTTTTCGTAGATTGAAAGTGTTCTGAAAGAGTTCCCAAATTAAACAAGAGCATCAAAATCAAGCCTTTTACCA
Encoded here:
- a CDS encoding HD domain-containing protein, with protein sequence MTNKFKIINDPVHGFINIPHEILFDVIEHPYFQRLRRISQTGLLNLIFPGATHTRFHHALGAMHLMFTALETLKLKGVTISKEEEKAAMLAILLHDIGHGPFSHALENMLMDDWHHEKLSLLLMNKMNEEFSGELSMAIEMFQGKYERKFFNQLISSQLDVDRLDYLKRDSFYTGVVEGNVNTQRIISMMNVSEDELVIDAKGIYSIENFLTARMFMYWQVYYHKTSALAEYLLVKILARAKFLVSQGKELPASENLAYFLHKNQFEKATGEDIQRFTDLDDNDVIQAIKFWTKSDDVVLSYLCNCVIQRKFPKTLMSSKPFEKEFIEDKIARTNLKFGQDIGSELVDQISRNLLPYNAEHQPIYLLQKDGEKTKLDHSENQILSSFINQLNTKYILSFPREI
- the lpxD gene encoding UDP-3-O-(3-hydroxymyristoyl)glucosamine N-acyltransferase, with product MEFTASQIANFINGRIIGDEHALITGVSPIESGEEGHLSFVAQERFAEHIDRSKCSVLIVSEKLLTEKSYQPTIIAVEDAYLAFQVLMNLYQEMQGRKSGIEDGAVFHESASVGENVYVGAFTCVSEKVKIGDGSQIYPQVYIGKNVKIGKNCVLYSGVRVYDHCVIGDNCIIHSNTVIGSDGFGFQPTKDGYQKIPQLGNVILEDHVEIGSNCSIDRGTIGSTVIGKGTKIDNLIQIAHNVKIGQNNVIAAQAGIAGSTVIGDWNQIGGQVGIVGHIQIGNQVKIQAQSGVNSNTKDGEILYGSPAINAGEYRRNYVHFRNFTDIVKRINNLELNSKDKTNE
- the porX gene encoding T9SS response regulator signal transducer PorX: MSKIIWIDDEVDLLKPHIVFLENKGYKVSPVNNVNEALEMIEKENFQLALLDENMPGISGLEAIPMIKNIDSAIKIVMVTKNEEELIMEQAIGSQIADYILKPVNPNQILLSLKKNLQEETLIEQKTILEYQQEFRNLSMELSYLKTYQEWAEYYKKILNWEIKFDKVFDSEFSDLLQSQKEEANIQFGKFIEKNYEDWLNSSDKPMMSHTLFKDKIKPEVEKDKVLLLMIDNLRYDQWKVIEPLFTKFYQKTSEDYYYSILPTATQYARNAFFAGLMPSEIEKRFPQYWINDNEDGNKNEHERDFLEDQMKRLGLSGKSMKYLKILNADFERKILEDFNQHKNNDLLVIVYNFIDILSHAKTDNVIVNQLIRDDKTFRSLTYNWFENSSLLKIIKQAAENGFKLVITTDHGTIYVKKPSKVVGDRETSTNIRYKTGRSLTYENNDVWAISNPEKLFLPKGNLSSKYIFAKNNTFLAYPKNYNHFVNYYKETYQHGGISLEECIIPISILEPK
- a CDS encoding bifunctional UDP-3-O-[3-hydroxymyristoyl] N-acetylglucosamine deacetylase/3-hydroxyacyl-ACP dehydratase; this encodes MSDKQKTLNEEISLSGIGLHTGREVTLTMKPAKENTGFVFVRTDLEGNPHIEADVNYVTTTERGTTLEKLGVRIHTCEHLLAALVGCDIDNVILEMDSAEPPILDGSSKFFVEAIEKAGISEQSAVREYLIVKEVLSYSDPATGSEITIIPSDTYEVTTMVDFGTKVLGTQNATLKDISEFKTEISSARTFSFLHELEMLLDAGLIKGGDISNAIVYVDKELTPETAERLKKAFGKDEVSIRPNGILDNLTLNYPNEAARHKLLDVIGDLALVGVKIKGKVIANKPGHFVNTQFAKKLNRQWKLQKKKNVPDIDIYKEPVYDINGIMKLMPHRPPFLLIDKILELSDSHVVGLKNVTMNEPFFVGHFPKEPVMPGVLQVEALAQTGGILVLASVPDPENYSTYFIKMDKVKFKKKVVPGDTMVFKIELISPIRRGIVHMQGYGYVGDSVVVEAELMAQVAKNKPD
- the efp gene encoding elongation factor P — translated: MATSNDIKKGMCIEFSNDIFKIIDFLHVKPGKGPAFVRTKMKSVTNGKVLDNTFSAGHKIDEVKVITRKFQYLYEDDNGYHFMNNEDFSQIYLDKEMIENAQFMKAGEEVTIILKDSDESPLSAEIPPTVYLEVIEADPGVKGNTATNALKNAIVETGARVMVPLFIEAGDKIKVNTEDGSYLERVK
- the lpxA gene encoding acyl-ACP--UDP-N-acetylglucosamine O-acyltransferase, with product MVHQLAAVDQRAKIGQNVTVEPFTTIAGDVEIGEGTWIGSNVTIMDGARIGKNCRIFPGTVISAIPQDLKFDGEETQVIIGDRTTVRECVTINRGTKALGYTKIGEDCLIMATVHIAHDCVLGDHVIIVNGSALAGHVEVGDYTVMGGLSAVHQFGKIGKHVMISGGTLVRKDIPPYVKVAREPMNYAGINSVGLRRRGFTSDKIFEIQKIYRAVYQMKMNVSQASSYIEKEMLPTAERDEILEFIRNSPRGIVKGYGTGKE